Proteins encoded within one genomic window of Pieris rapae chromosome 1, ilPieRapa1.1, whole genome shotgun sequence:
- the LOC110995786 gene encoding long-chain-fatty-acid--CoA ligase ACSBG2 isoform X3, with the protein MLIVNGVDSQNKYLNGPDQLVPVDDYITWKPDGRVKLRMSSRGVASEPPISVPGLLSRTVARYPDETALCTKRNGKWEKLTYRQYQEKVRTIAKAFLKLGLERYHSVCILGFNSEEWYISDLAAIHAGGYAAGIYTTNSPEACFHCLESSRANICAVQDKKQLDKILSIRSRLPHLKAIIQWEGQVDTSVPGVYNWKQLLEMGANEPDTQLDNVLKTIAVNECCTLVYTSGTVSQPKAVMLSHDNLTWDAYTCTLRVGNVQPAMDRIISYLPLSHVAAQVIDIYITLGSAVAVYFAQPDALKGSLLETLKEIRPTKFMGVPRIWEKMYERIVAVGSSRGAMTKCIASWAKEQGSKHHLARINGQEGTTCGYKLAKSLVFNKVKETLGMDLCDVFVTAAAPLSPDIKKFFLSLDIPLMDAFGMSEAAGAHSLSTYPKFKADSAGELLEGTETTFDGADSVNGPGEILIRGRHVFMGYLNSEEMTRAAFNEDGWLKTGDVGRVDSQNLLYITGRIKEILITAGGENVAPVLIEQTVQAELPHVGYAVLIGDRRKFLSILLTLKAKVDPNTGDVLDELDNETKKWVAGLGSKATTVSEIVKSKDPVVYKAIEEGITKANKLAISNAQKIQKFALLPVDLSLNSGELGPTLKIKRNVVYEKYKDIIEDFYKD; encoded by the exons ATGCTTATAGTAAATGGTGTTGATAGTCAGAATAAGTACTTAAatg GACCAGACCAGTTAGTGCCCGTGGATGATTACATAACATGGAAGCCAGACGGCCGCGTCAAGTTGCGTATGAGTAGCAGGGGGGTAGCATCAGAACCGCCTATTTCCGTACCAGGTTTGCTTAGCAGAACTGTAGCTAGGTACCCAGACGAGACGGCTTTGTGCACGAAACGAAATGGGAAATGGGAAAAACTTACATATag GCAATACCAGGAAAAAGTCCGGACGATCGCGAAAGCCTTTTTAAAGTTAGGTTTAGAGAGATACCACTCTGTTTGTATCCTTGGTTTTAATTCTGAAGAATGGTACATATCGGATTTGGCCGCCATTCATGCTGG AGGCTACGCAGCAGGTATCTATACTACAAATTCACCTGAGGCATGTTTCCACTGCTTGGAGTCCTCACGGGCGAATATATGTGCCGTCCAGgacaaaaaacaattagacAAGATATTGTCTATTCGCAGTAGACTTCCGCATCTCAAGGCGATTATACAATGGGAAGGACAAGTTGACACCTCTGTACCTGGAGTTTACAat TGGAAACAACTCTTGGAAATGGGTGCCAACGAGCCAGACACGCAGCTAGACAATGTGCTCAAGACTATTGCTGTAAATGAGTGCTGTACCCTTGTTTACACT tctGGAACAGTTAGTCAACCAAAAGCTGTGATGTTATCACACGACAACTTGACATGGGATGCTTATACTTGCACACTGCGAGTAGGTAACGTCCAACCAGCAATGGACAGGATCATCTCATATCTACCCTTAAGCCATGTTGCTGCACAG GTGATagatatttacataacattaGGAAGTGCTGTTGCAGTATACTTCGCGCAACCTGATGCACTGAAGGGCAGCTTGTTGGAAACTCTAAAAGAAATTAGACCAACgaa GTTTATGGGGGTACCGAGAATTTGGGAGAAAATGTATGAAAGAATAGTAGCAGTGGGGTCATCTAGGGGTGCAATGACGAAATGCATAGCGTCGTGGGCTAAAGAACAAGGCTCGAAACATCATCTAGCTAGGATTAATGG GCAAGAAGGAACTACTTGCGGCTACAAACTAGCAAAATCGCTGGTATTCAATAAAGTGAAAGAGACACTGGGCATGGACCTTTGTGATGTGTTTGTGACCGCAGCGGCTCCTCTTTCACCTGATATAAAGAAGTTCTTCCTCTCTTTGGATATTCCTCTTATGGATGCGTTTGGTATGAGTGAAGCGGCTGGGGCGCATTCCCTAAGTACTTATCctaa GTTCAAAGCAGACAGCGCGGGAGAACTCCTCGAAGGAACTGAAACCACATTCGACGGTGCTGACAGCGTTAATGGACCTGGAGAGATTCTCATCAGAGGTCGTCATGTCTTCATGGGCTACCTCAATAGTGAGGAGATGACCCGAGCTGCCTTCAACGAAGATGGATGGCTCAAGACTGGTGATGTAGGGAGGGTGGATAGCCAGAACTTGCTGTATATCACTGGTAGGATAAAG gaaATCCTTATAACAGCTGGTGGTGAGAATGTAGCGCCCGTACTCATAGAACAAACGGTGCAAGCTGAACTTCCGCACGTAGGATATGCCGTGCTTATTGGAGACAGGAGAAAGTTCCTCTCGATACTACTGACACTTAAG GCCAAAGTTGATCCCAACACTGGCGATGTCCTGGACGAGTTGGACAATGAAACCAAGAAATGGGTCGCCGGACTCGGAAGCAAAGCTACGACCGTCAGCGAAATTGTCAAGTCTAAAGATCCTGTT GTATACAAAGCTATAGAGGAAGGAATAACTAAAGCGAACAAGCTCGCGATATCAAATGCACAGAAAATTCAGAAGTTCGCGTTGCTACCCGTCGATCTATCCTTGAACTCCGGCGAATTAG gtCCAACGCTAAAAATCAAGAGAAACGTAGTGTACGAGAAATACAAAGACATCATAGAAGACTTCTACAAAGATTGA
- the LOC110995786 gene encoding long-chain-fatty-acid--CoA ligase ACSBG2 isoform X1, which yields MLIVNGVDSQNKYLNGPDQLVPVDDYITWKPDGRVKLRMSSRGVASEPPISVPGLLSRTVARYPDETALCTKRNGKWEKLTYRQYQEKVRTIAKAFLKLGLERYHSVCILGFNSEEWYISDLAAIHAGGYAAGIYTTNSPEACFHCLESSRANICAVQDKKQLDKILSIRSRLPHLKAIIQWEGQVDTSVPGVYNWKQLLEMGANEPDTQLDNVLKTIAVNECCTLVYTSGTVSQPKAVMLSHDNLTWDAYTCTLRVGNVQPAMDRIISYLPLSHVAAQVIDIYITLGSAVAVYFAQPDALKGSLLETLKEIRPTKFMGVPRIWEKMYERIVAVGSSRGAMTKCIASWAKEQGSKHHLARINGAFSADMMGLPQDFSIKEMLRYWQEGTTCGYKLAKSLVFNKVKETLGMDLCDVFVTAAAPLSPDIKKFFLSLDIPLMDAFGMSEAAGAHSLSTYPKFKADSAGELLEGTETTFDGADSVNGPGEILIRGRHVFMGYLNSEEMTRAAFNEDGWLKTGDVGRVDSQNLLYITGRIKEILITAGGENVAPVLIEQTVQAELPHVGYAVLIGDRRKFLSILLTLKAKVDPNTGDVLDELDNETKKWVAGLGSKATTVSEIVKSKDPVVYKAIEEGITKANKLAISNAQKIQKFALLPVDLSLNSGELGPTLKIKRNVVYEKYKDIIEDFYKD from the exons ATGCTTATAGTAAATGGTGTTGATAGTCAGAATAAGTACTTAAatg GACCAGACCAGTTAGTGCCCGTGGATGATTACATAACATGGAAGCCAGACGGCCGCGTCAAGTTGCGTATGAGTAGCAGGGGGGTAGCATCAGAACCGCCTATTTCCGTACCAGGTTTGCTTAGCAGAACTGTAGCTAGGTACCCAGACGAGACGGCTTTGTGCACGAAACGAAATGGGAAATGGGAAAAACTTACATATag GCAATACCAGGAAAAAGTCCGGACGATCGCGAAAGCCTTTTTAAAGTTAGGTTTAGAGAGATACCACTCTGTTTGTATCCTTGGTTTTAATTCTGAAGAATGGTACATATCGGATTTGGCCGCCATTCATGCTGG AGGCTACGCAGCAGGTATCTATACTACAAATTCACCTGAGGCATGTTTCCACTGCTTGGAGTCCTCACGGGCGAATATATGTGCCGTCCAGgacaaaaaacaattagacAAGATATTGTCTATTCGCAGTAGACTTCCGCATCTCAAGGCGATTATACAATGGGAAGGACAAGTTGACACCTCTGTACCTGGAGTTTACAat TGGAAACAACTCTTGGAAATGGGTGCCAACGAGCCAGACACGCAGCTAGACAATGTGCTCAAGACTATTGCTGTAAATGAGTGCTGTACCCTTGTTTACACT tctGGAACAGTTAGTCAACCAAAAGCTGTGATGTTATCACACGACAACTTGACATGGGATGCTTATACTTGCACACTGCGAGTAGGTAACGTCCAACCAGCAATGGACAGGATCATCTCATATCTACCCTTAAGCCATGTTGCTGCACAG GTGATagatatttacataacattaGGAAGTGCTGTTGCAGTATACTTCGCGCAACCTGATGCACTGAAGGGCAGCTTGTTGGAAACTCTAAAAGAAATTAGACCAACgaa GTTTATGGGGGTACCGAGAATTTGGGAGAAAATGTATGAAAGAATAGTAGCAGTGGGGTCATCTAGGGGTGCAATGACGAAATGCATAGCGTCGTGGGCTAAAGAACAAGGCTCGAAACATCATCTAGCTAGGATTAATGG TGCCTTCTCTGCTGATATGATGGGTCTACCACAAGACTTTTCTATAAAGGAAATGTTACGTTATTG GCAAGAAGGAACTACTTGCGGCTACAAACTAGCAAAATCGCTGGTATTCAATAAAGTGAAAGAGACACTGGGCATGGACCTTTGTGATGTGTTTGTGACCGCAGCGGCTCCTCTTTCACCTGATATAAAGAAGTTCTTCCTCTCTTTGGATATTCCTCTTATGGATGCGTTTGGTATGAGTGAAGCGGCTGGGGCGCATTCCCTAAGTACTTATCctaa GTTCAAAGCAGACAGCGCGGGAGAACTCCTCGAAGGAACTGAAACCACATTCGACGGTGCTGACAGCGTTAATGGACCTGGAGAGATTCTCATCAGAGGTCGTCATGTCTTCATGGGCTACCTCAATAGTGAGGAGATGACCCGAGCTGCCTTCAACGAAGATGGATGGCTCAAGACTGGTGATGTAGGGAGGGTGGATAGCCAGAACTTGCTGTATATCACTGGTAGGATAAAG gaaATCCTTATAACAGCTGGTGGTGAGAATGTAGCGCCCGTACTCATAGAACAAACGGTGCAAGCTGAACTTCCGCACGTAGGATATGCCGTGCTTATTGGAGACAGGAGAAAGTTCCTCTCGATACTACTGACACTTAAG GCCAAAGTTGATCCCAACACTGGCGATGTCCTGGACGAGTTGGACAATGAAACCAAGAAATGGGTCGCCGGACTCGGAAGCAAAGCTACGACCGTCAGCGAAATTGTCAAGTCTAAAGATCCTGTT GTATACAAAGCTATAGAGGAAGGAATAACTAAAGCGAACAAGCTCGCGATATCAAATGCACAGAAAATTCAGAAGTTCGCGTTGCTACCCGTCGATCTATCCTTGAACTCCGGCGAATTAG gtCCAACGCTAAAAATCAAGAGAAACGTAGTGTACGAGAAATACAAAGACATCATAGAAGACTTCTACAAAGATTGA
- the LOC110995786 gene encoding long-chain-fatty-acid--CoA ligase ACSBG2 isoform X2, whose amino-acid sequence MSSLRPDQLVPVDDYITWKPDGRVKLRMSSRGVASEPPISVPGLLSRTVARYPDETALCTKRNGKWEKLTYRQYQEKVRTIAKAFLKLGLERYHSVCILGFNSEEWYISDLAAIHAGGYAAGIYTTNSPEACFHCLESSRANICAVQDKKQLDKILSIRSRLPHLKAIIQWEGQVDTSVPGVYNWKQLLEMGANEPDTQLDNVLKTIAVNECCTLVYTSGTVSQPKAVMLSHDNLTWDAYTCTLRVGNVQPAMDRIISYLPLSHVAAQVIDIYITLGSAVAVYFAQPDALKGSLLETLKEIRPTKFMGVPRIWEKMYERIVAVGSSRGAMTKCIASWAKEQGSKHHLARINGAFSADMMGLPQDFSIKEMLRYWQEGTTCGYKLAKSLVFNKVKETLGMDLCDVFVTAAAPLSPDIKKFFLSLDIPLMDAFGMSEAAGAHSLSTYPKFKADSAGELLEGTETTFDGADSVNGPGEILIRGRHVFMGYLNSEEMTRAAFNEDGWLKTGDVGRVDSQNLLYITGRIKEILITAGGENVAPVLIEQTVQAELPHVGYAVLIGDRRKFLSILLTLKAKVDPNTGDVLDELDNETKKWVAGLGSKATTVSEIVKSKDPVVYKAIEEGITKANKLAISNAQKIQKFALLPVDLSLNSGELGPTLKIKRNVVYEKYKDIIEDFYKD is encoded by the exons ATGTCGTCTCtaa GACCAGACCAGTTAGTGCCCGTGGATGATTACATAACATGGAAGCCAGACGGCCGCGTCAAGTTGCGTATGAGTAGCAGGGGGGTAGCATCAGAACCGCCTATTTCCGTACCAGGTTTGCTTAGCAGAACTGTAGCTAGGTACCCAGACGAGACGGCTTTGTGCACGAAACGAAATGGGAAATGGGAAAAACTTACATATag GCAATACCAGGAAAAAGTCCGGACGATCGCGAAAGCCTTTTTAAAGTTAGGTTTAGAGAGATACCACTCTGTTTGTATCCTTGGTTTTAATTCTGAAGAATGGTACATATCGGATTTGGCCGCCATTCATGCTGG AGGCTACGCAGCAGGTATCTATACTACAAATTCACCTGAGGCATGTTTCCACTGCTTGGAGTCCTCACGGGCGAATATATGTGCCGTCCAGgacaaaaaacaattagacAAGATATTGTCTATTCGCAGTAGACTTCCGCATCTCAAGGCGATTATACAATGGGAAGGACAAGTTGACACCTCTGTACCTGGAGTTTACAat TGGAAACAACTCTTGGAAATGGGTGCCAACGAGCCAGACACGCAGCTAGACAATGTGCTCAAGACTATTGCTGTAAATGAGTGCTGTACCCTTGTTTACACT tctGGAACAGTTAGTCAACCAAAAGCTGTGATGTTATCACACGACAACTTGACATGGGATGCTTATACTTGCACACTGCGAGTAGGTAACGTCCAACCAGCAATGGACAGGATCATCTCATATCTACCCTTAAGCCATGTTGCTGCACAG GTGATagatatttacataacattaGGAAGTGCTGTTGCAGTATACTTCGCGCAACCTGATGCACTGAAGGGCAGCTTGTTGGAAACTCTAAAAGAAATTAGACCAACgaa GTTTATGGGGGTACCGAGAATTTGGGAGAAAATGTATGAAAGAATAGTAGCAGTGGGGTCATCTAGGGGTGCAATGACGAAATGCATAGCGTCGTGGGCTAAAGAACAAGGCTCGAAACATCATCTAGCTAGGATTAATGG TGCCTTCTCTGCTGATATGATGGGTCTACCACAAGACTTTTCTATAAAGGAAATGTTACGTTATTG GCAAGAAGGAACTACTTGCGGCTACAAACTAGCAAAATCGCTGGTATTCAATAAAGTGAAAGAGACACTGGGCATGGACCTTTGTGATGTGTTTGTGACCGCAGCGGCTCCTCTTTCACCTGATATAAAGAAGTTCTTCCTCTCTTTGGATATTCCTCTTATGGATGCGTTTGGTATGAGTGAAGCGGCTGGGGCGCATTCCCTAAGTACTTATCctaa GTTCAAAGCAGACAGCGCGGGAGAACTCCTCGAAGGAACTGAAACCACATTCGACGGTGCTGACAGCGTTAATGGACCTGGAGAGATTCTCATCAGAGGTCGTCATGTCTTCATGGGCTACCTCAATAGTGAGGAGATGACCCGAGCTGCCTTCAACGAAGATGGATGGCTCAAGACTGGTGATGTAGGGAGGGTGGATAGCCAGAACTTGCTGTATATCACTGGTAGGATAAAG gaaATCCTTATAACAGCTGGTGGTGAGAATGTAGCGCCCGTACTCATAGAACAAACGGTGCAAGCTGAACTTCCGCACGTAGGATATGCCGTGCTTATTGGAGACAGGAGAAAGTTCCTCTCGATACTACTGACACTTAAG GCCAAAGTTGATCCCAACACTGGCGATGTCCTGGACGAGTTGGACAATGAAACCAAGAAATGGGTCGCCGGACTCGGAAGCAAAGCTACGACCGTCAGCGAAATTGTCAAGTCTAAAGATCCTGTT GTATACAAAGCTATAGAGGAAGGAATAACTAAAGCGAACAAGCTCGCGATATCAAATGCACAGAAAATTCAGAAGTTCGCGTTGCTACCCGTCGATCTATCCTTGAACTCCGGCGAATTAG gtCCAACGCTAAAAATCAAGAGAAACGTAGTGTACGAGAAATACAAAGACATCATAGAAGACTTCTACAAAGATTGA
- the LOC110995787 gene encoding Golgi phosphoprotein 3 homolog sauron isoform X1, with protein sequence MRDDKMNRTEGLVQRKHVVKENSDGSIKENQDADDKKNDKIFDDGDSKETRLTLMEEVLLLGLKDKEGYTSFWNDCISSGLRGCILIELALRGRIELERIGMRRKGLLSRKVIVKSDTPTGDVLLDEALKHMKDTDPPETVQSWIEYLSGETWNPMKLKYQLKNVRERLAKNLVEKGVLTTEKQNFLLFDMTTHPLTDNVIKCRLVKKVQEAALRRSITDVAHADKRSLALLMLAHSADVLENAFGPLSDEDYELATRRVRALLDLDFEAEAMRPEACDIMWAVFAAFTK encoded by the exons ATGCGag ATGATAAAATGAATCGCACTGAAGGCTTGGTGCAACGAAAACACGTCGTCAAAGAAAATTCCGATGGctctataaaagaaaatcagGATGCAGATGAtaagaaaaatgataaaatatttgatgacGGAGATTCAAAGGAAACCCGATTAACATTGATGgaagaagttttacttttaGGACTAAAGGATAAAGAA GGTTATACATCATTTTGGAATGACTGTATTTCTAGTGGACTTAGAGGTTGCATTTTGATTGAATTGGCATTACGAGGTCGCATAGAATTAGAAAGAATTGGTATGAGGCGTAAAGGTTTATTGTCAAGAAAAGTTATAGTAAAAAGTG ACACACCTACTGGTGATGTACTATTAGATGAAGCCCTAAAACACATGAAGGACACAGACCCTCCAGAAACAGTACAAAGCTGGATAGAATACCTCAGTG gTGAAACATGGAATCCAATGAAGCTTAAATATCAATTGAAAAATGTCCGAGAAAGGCTTGCCAAAAACCTAGTTGAGAAAGGAGTTTTAACAACTGAAAAGCAAAATTTCTTGCTATTTGATATGACAACTCACCCGCTCACAGACAATGTCATTAAATGCCGCTTAGttaaaaag GTACAAGAAGCGGCGCTGCGTCGTTCAATAACAGACGTGGCTCACGCGGACAAAAGATCGCTCGCGCTCTTAATGCTTGCACATTCCGCTGACGTATTGGAAAACGCGTTCGGACCACTCTCAGATGAAGACTACGAACTAGCCACGCGGCGTGTACGCGCATTATTAGATCTAGACTTCGAGGCTGAAGCTATGCGCCCAGAGGCGTGCGATATCATGTGGGCAGTGTTCGCCGCGTTCACCAAATAG
- the LOC110995787 gene encoding Golgi phosphoprotein 3 homolog sauron isoform X2 codes for MNRTEGLVQRKHVVKENSDGSIKENQDADDKKNDKIFDDGDSKETRLTLMEEVLLLGLKDKEGYTSFWNDCISSGLRGCILIELALRGRIELERIGMRRKGLLSRKVIVKSDTPTGDVLLDEALKHMKDTDPPETVQSWIEYLSGETWNPMKLKYQLKNVRERLAKNLVEKGVLTTEKQNFLLFDMTTHPLTDNVIKCRLVKKVQEAALRRSITDVAHADKRSLALLMLAHSADVLENAFGPLSDEDYELATRRVRALLDLDFEAEAMRPEACDIMWAVFAAFTK; via the exons ATGAATCGCACTGAAGGCTTGGTGCAACGAAAACACGTCGTCAAAGAAAATTCCGATGGctctataaaagaaaatcagGATGCAGATGAtaagaaaaatgataaaatatttgatgacGGAGATTCAAAGGAAACCCGATTAACATTGATGgaagaagttttacttttaGGACTAAAGGATAAAGAA GGTTATACATCATTTTGGAATGACTGTATTTCTAGTGGACTTAGAGGTTGCATTTTGATTGAATTGGCATTACGAGGTCGCATAGAATTAGAAAGAATTGGTATGAGGCGTAAAGGTTTATTGTCAAGAAAAGTTATAGTAAAAAGTG ACACACCTACTGGTGATGTACTATTAGATGAAGCCCTAAAACACATGAAGGACACAGACCCTCCAGAAACAGTACAAAGCTGGATAGAATACCTCAGTG gTGAAACATGGAATCCAATGAAGCTTAAATATCAATTGAAAAATGTCCGAGAAAGGCTTGCCAAAAACCTAGTTGAGAAAGGAGTTTTAACAACTGAAAAGCAAAATTTCTTGCTATTTGATATGACAACTCACCCGCTCACAGACAATGTCATTAAATGCCGCTTAGttaaaaag GTACAAGAAGCGGCGCTGCGTCGTTCAATAACAGACGTGGCTCACGCGGACAAAAGATCGCTCGCGCTCTTAATGCTTGCACATTCCGCTGACGTATTGGAAAACGCGTTCGGACCACTCTCAGATGAAGACTACGAACTAGCCACGCGGCGTGTACGCGCATTATTAGATCTAGACTTCGAGGCTGAAGCTATGCGCCCAGAGGCGTGCGATATCATGTGGGCAGTGTTCGCCGCGTTCACCAAATAG